A section of the Hirschia baltica ATCC 49814 genome encodes:
- the pdxH gene encoding pyridoxamine 5'-phosphate oxidase produces the protein MTDKTKLIPDSPDYQDEEYAEVYAKAKAAGKPLDDDAHWFAKDEPFEMFAKWLSEAKAKEINDPNAMSLATVDEDGMPDVRMVLLKDFDENGFVFYTNTTSAKGRQIDANMKAAICFHWKSLRRQVRVRGNVTRVSDAEADAYFQSRHKDSQIGAWASNQSSRMDGRFELEKNIAKYGAKYALGKTPRPPHWTGYRIAPEHIEFWRDRPFRLHDRLVFERSSNGGWSTGRLYP, from the coding sequence ATGACAGACAAGACAAAGCTCATCCCTGATAGTCCTGATTATCAGGACGAAGAATATGCTGAGGTTTACGCGAAAGCGAAAGCTGCGGGAAAGCCTTTGGATGATGATGCGCATTGGTTTGCGAAGGATGAGCCATTTGAGATGTTTGCTAAATGGCTAAGTGAGGCCAAGGCTAAGGAAATCAACGATCCTAATGCGATGTCTCTAGCGACCGTTGATGAAGATGGTATGCCGGATGTGCGTATGGTGCTTCTCAAGGATTTTGATGAGAATGGGTTTGTTTTCTATACAAACACAACAAGCGCTAAGGGTAGGCAGATAGACGCCAATATGAAAGCCGCTATCTGTTTTCATTGGAAGTCACTGCGCCGTCAGGTACGTGTGCGCGGGAATGTGACGCGAGTCAGTGATGCTGAAGCGGATGCGTATTTCCAATCACGTCACAAAGACAGCCAGATTGGCGCATGGGCTTCAAATCAGTCATCTCGCATGGATGGGCGGTTTGAGCTTGAAAAAAACATCGCGAAATACGGTGCGAAATACGCGCTTGGCAAAACACCACGTCCACCGCATTGGACGGGCTATAGGATTGCACCTGAGCACATTGAATTTTGGCGTGACCGTCCATTCCGCTTGCATGACAGGCTTGTGTTTGAACGTTCTTCAAATGGTGGATGGTCAACAGGGCGTCTCTATCCTTAG
- the aroC gene encoding chorismate synthase, which produces MSHNTFGHLFRVTTWGESHGPALGCVVDGCPAGIPISAEEIQHWLDLRKPGTSKLVTQRKEADAVKILSGVFEDDRTNGQVTTGTPISLMIENTDQRSKDYGDIRDKYRPGHADYAYDAKYGVRDYRGGGRSSARETAARVAAAGIARKVLGADITIRGALVQIGNKKLDRSKWDWNETTKNPLWCPDANTAAEWTDYLESIRKAGSSVGAVIEIVASGVPAGWGAPIYSKLDSDLAMAMMTINAVKGVEIGAGFESAALTGEENADQMRIGENGPEFLSNNNGGVLGGISTGQDIVVRIALKPTSSILTERKSIDKHGNEVDIRTIGRHDPCVAIRGVPVAEAMMACVLADHKLRHRGQMGGV; this is translated from the coding sequence ATGTCACATAATACTTTTGGTCATCTTTTTCGCGTCACCACTTGGGGTGAAAGTCACGGTCCTGCCCTTGGGTGTGTGGTTGATGGCTGCCCAGCGGGTATCCCCATTTCAGCCGAAGAAATTCAGCACTGGTTAGACCTTCGCAAACCGGGCACAAGCAAGCTTGTCACCCAGCGTAAAGAAGCTGATGCCGTCAAGATCCTTTCAGGCGTGTTCGAAGATGACCGCACGAATGGTCAGGTCACAACCGGCACACCGATTTCATTGATGATCGAAAACACCGATCAACGCTCCAAAGATTATGGTGACATTCGCGACAAATACCGTCCCGGCCACGCAGACTATGCCTATGATGCCAAATATGGTGTGCGCGATTATCGCGGTGGTGGGCGCTCTTCTGCGCGCGAAACAGCCGCCCGTGTCGCAGCTGCTGGAATTGCCCGCAAAGTGTTAGGCGCTGACATTACAATTCGCGGCGCACTCGTACAAATCGGCAACAAAAAGCTAGACCGCAGCAAATGGGATTGGAACGAAACCACCAAAAACCCACTTTGGTGCCCCGATGCAAACACAGCAGCTGAATGGACAGATTATCTGGAAAGCATTCGCAAAGCCGGTTCATCTGTTGGTGCCGTCATAGAAATCGTCGCCTCTGGTGTTCCTGCTGGTTGGGGCGCACCGATTTATTCAAAACTTGATTCCGATCTTGCCATGGCCATGATGACAATTAACGCAGTTAAAGGCGTTGAAATCGGCGCTGGTTTTGAATCTGCTGCCTTAACAGGTGAGGAAAACGCCGACCAAATGCGCATTGGCGAAAATGGTCCTGAATTCCTATCCAATAATAATGGCGGTGTGTTGGGCGGTATCTCCACAGGACAAGACATTGTTGTGCGTATCGCACTCAAACCAACCTCTTCAATTCTGACTGAACGCAAATCAATAGATAAGCACGGCAATGAAGTCGACATTCGCACCATAGGCCGCCACGACCCGTGTGTCGCCATTCGGGGTGTGCCTGTAGCAGAAGCCATGATGGCGTGTGTTCTGGCAGATCATAAATTACGTCACCGAGGACAAATGGGCGGCGTATAA
- a CDS encoding GNAT family N-acetyltransferase, protein MQFEVVSPEEISPEMVVAWRKICHDNTRYVSPYFTPDFVSIAGQVRSDIKIVVARNEAGVIVGILPVQMSGMGLRLARPVGAPFSDYNGPILEAGYEHIAGEMLSYVKGAAYSFSGMPVVTDSADALNADADLAIDISKLDPELLKFGLSIRGKARAFIADLSVGYDAYLESRRSEYPKHFKKSRRLWRQAEKEVGKLELVFHDPSEEALDQLIEWKREQFQRTGLHDVLSPDWTRQMLHKCFQSQTPHLAGVLTTLRCDGKLMAAEFGLRTDNLLHGWISAYNPEYHTYSPGMLLQTRLLEAACHEGIQTADLGVGAEHYKKYYASRYMPVCNGVLLGNSLGGAVRGIGGEVWNNLEEASLGPISEIAVKLRRRLDVILATEQTMTSRKDGIMRALRNS, encoded by the coding sequence ATGCAGTTTGAAGTTGTGTCTCCAGAAGAAATATCACCAGAAATGGTGGTTGCTTGGCGTAAGATTTGCCATGATAATACAAGGTATGTGAGTCCCTACTTCACACCTGATTTTGTCAGTATTGCTGGGCAGGTTCGGTCAGATATCAAAATTGTGGTCGCAAGAAATGAGGCGGGTGTAATAGTTGGCATATTGCCTGTGCAAATGTCTGGGATGGGGCTGCGTTTAGCGCGGCCAGTTGGAGCACCATTCTCGGACTATAACGGGCCAATCCTTGAGGCTGGATATGAGCATATTGCGGGTGAAATGCTCTCATATGTTAAAGGGGCTGCGTATAGTTTTTCGGGAATGCCGGTGGTGACTGATTCTGCCGATGCATTGAATGCAGACGCTGATTTAGCGATTGATATTTCTAAACTTGATCCAGAATTATTAAAATTTGGATTGAGTATTAGAGGCAAAGCGCGTGCTTTTATCGCTGATTTGTCTGTAGGGTATGACGCTTATCTAGAGTCGCGGCGCTCGGAATATCCTAAGCATTTTAAGAAATCACGTCGTTTGTGGCGACAAGCTGAAAAAGAAGTTGGTAAGCTGGAGCTTGTCTTTCACGACCCATCTGAAGAGGCTTTAGATCAGCTGATAGAGTGGAAGCGAGAGCAATTTCAAAGAACTGGTCTGCACGATGTTTTATCGCCAGATTGGACGCGCCAGATGTTGCACAAATGTTTTCAATCACAGACGCCGCATTTGGCGGGGGTGCTGACGACTTTACGGTGTGATGGCAAACTTATGGCTGCTGAATTTGGGCTGAGAACTGATAATTTACTGCATGGTTGGATCTCAGCATACAATCCTGAATATCACACATATTCTCCTGGCATGTTGCTGCAAACGCGTTTGCTGGAGGCGGCTTGTCATGAAGGCATTCAGACGGCTGATCTGGGAGTTGGAGCTGAGCATTACAAAAAATACTATGCTAGTCGGTACATGCCGGTGTGTAATGGGGTGTTGTTGGGCAATTCGCTCGGCGGTGCAGTGCGGGGTATAGGCGGGGAAGTCTGGAATAATCTAGAAGAGGCGTCACTTGGTCCAATATCTGAGATCGCAGTGAAATTACGGCGTCGTCTGGATGTGATTTTGGCAACCGAACAGACAATGACAAGTCGTAAAGACGGGATAATGCGGGCGCTGCGCAATTCTTGA
- a CDS encoding polyprenyl synthetase family protein, with product MTEQLDAIASFEQSLAECADKVTVVLDKFIPSAIGPEAQLMRAMRHGALAGGKRLRPFITIEVGRLFDAPEKSLLRAASALECVHAYSLVHDDLPCMDDDDLRRGLPTVHKAFDEATAVLAGDALQALAFEILANTETHGDAGVRCKLIEVLALSSGARGMVGGQMIDMAPSFDDKDALNILARMQRMKTGALISCAAEFGAIIGGANEHEHQALAGFTTDLGLAYQIKDDLLDVQGDEAVLGKAVSKDKDAGKQNFVSLLGEESAISRIEMLADQAKQHLSVFGGRATTLTQTVDFVLDRRH from the coding sequence ATGACTGAGCAATTGGATGCAATTGCCAGTTTTGAACAGAGCCTCGCTGAATGCGCTGATAAAGTTACAGTTGTACTCGACAAGTTCATACCGTCTGCAATAGGCCCAGAAGCCCAGCTAATGCGTGCGATGCGTCATGGGGCATTGGCGGGTGGTAAGCGACTTCGTCCTTTTATAACCATAGAAGTTGGACGTTTGTTTGATGCGCCGGAAAAGTCTCTCTTGCGGGCTGCGAGTGCGCTTGAATGTGTGCATGCATATTCATTGGTTCATGATGATTTACCCTGCATGGATGATGATGATTTGCGGCGGGGACTTCCAACTGTACACAAGGCTTTCGATGAAGCGACGGCTGTGTTAGCGGGAGATGCTTTGCAGGCTTTGGCTTTTGAAATATTGGCCAATACCGAAACGCATGGTGATGCGGGCGTGCGGTGTAAATTGATTGAGGTGTTAGCTTTGTCCTCTGGTGCACGCGGTATGGTCGGCGGTCAGATGATTGATATGGCTCCATCTTTTGATGATAAGGATGCATTAAACATTCTTGCACGTATGCAACGTATGAAAACAGGTGCGTTGATATCATGCGCCGCAGAATTTGGTGCTATTATTGGCGGTGCAAACGAGCACGAACACCAGGCACTTGCAGGGTTTACGACTGATTTGGGGCTGGCATACCAGATTAAAGATGATTTATTGGATGTGCAGGGGGATGAGGCTGTTCTAGGTAAAGCTGTTTCTAAAGACAAAGATGCTGGGAAACAGAATTTCGTCTCACTTTTGGGAGAAGAAAGTGCGATTTCGCGTATAGAAATGTTAGCAGATCAAGCAAAGCAACACTTGTCAGTATTTGGTGGTCGCGCCACTACTTTGACACAAACCGTGGATTTTGTGCTAGATCGTCGCCACTAA
- a CDS encoding TlyA family RNA methyltransferase, with the protein MSDDTSPDGLQRLDLALVTRGLMDTRAQGQAAIKAGKVTIDGDVCKKASTKVSAEQVITAEKAHPYVSRGGMKLAHALDVFKVDMTDKIVLDIGASTGGFTDVALRTGARKVYAVDVGRDQLHPSLKADPRVISYEATDARKLDKNLIDTPPDIIVCDASFISLSKLLKPVLRLGSEKADLITLFKPQFEVGKENVGKGGIVSNQGAVAKARTQFDRWLDELDWQIEKSCTSPIKGGDGNREYLIHAKRIKQGWTP; encoded by the coding sequence ATGTCAGATGATACCTCTCCCGATGGTCTGCAACGCCTAGACCTCGCATTGGTGACGCGCGGCCTTATGGATACGCGCGCTCAGGGGCAAGCAGCCATTAAAGCAGGAAAAGTGACTATAGATGGCGATGTCTGCAAGAAAGCATCGACAAAGGTTTCAGCTGAGCAAGTTATTACAGCAGAAAAAGCGCATCCTTATGTCTCTCGTGGCGGGATGAAGCTGGCACATGCGCTTGATGTTTTTAAAGTCGATATGACGGATAAAATCGTTCTTGATATCGGTGCCTCAACGGGCGGGTTTACTGATGTTGCATTGCGTACTGGAGCAAGAAAAGTTTACGCGGTAGATGTGGGGCGCGATCAGCTGCACCCAAGCTTGAAAGCAGATCCGCGTGTGATTTCGTATGAAGCCACGGATGCACGTAAACTCGATAAGAATTTGATCGATACACCACCAGATATCATTGTGTGTGATGCGAGCTTTATTAGCCTATCGAAATTGTTGAAACCGGTTTTGAGATTGGGGTCTGAAAAGGCTGATTTGATTACTTTATTCAAACCTCAGTTTGAGGTTGGAAAAGAAAATGTTGGCAAGGGCGGAATTGTTTCCAATCAGGGCGCTGTCGCAAAGGCACGAACGCAATTTGACAGATGGTTAGATGAACTAGATTGGCAGATAGAAAAGTCGTGTACGAGTCCGATTAAGGGCGGTGATGGCAATCGAGAATATTTGATCCATGCCAAACGTATTAAGCAGGGTTGGACGCCCTAA
- the lepB gene encoding signal peptidase I — translation MTLETGVDNEPVNEEKTEKLTGLAWWIHEAKETGMTIAIFLPIWLLLTSLAFELRSIPSESMVPNLQIGDRVAVAKYAYGYDRYSPAFGIGTWFTKEDKSNPNQKMFASVPKRGDVVVFRHPNDNKVMIKRLIGLPGDRIQMIDGHLHINGEAVEREVVRRFRYAPHGRAMAENTTEYRETLPNGVSYLTHKFAGAQSYDNTPVFEVPEDHVFMMGDNRDNSEDSRAPFGHIELYNQDPTGWGGRRFRVGTQATTIGYVPFDHLMGRGETVLFTLSRCKKTPESKCPTSRVWKGL, via the coding sequence ATGACTCTTGAAACTGGCGTAGACAACGAGCCTGTGAACGAAGAAAAAACGGAGAAACTGACAGGTCTAGCTTGGTGGATTCACGAAGCCAAAGAAACAGGCATGACAATTGCCATTTTCTTGCCAATCTGGCTTTTGTTGACGTCTCTTGCCTTTGAACTGCGTTCTATTCCTTCTGAAAGCATGGTGCCGAATCTACAAATTGGTGACCGTGTTGCCGTTGCGAAATATGCCTATGGATATGACCGTTATTCTCCTGCTTTTGGTATAGGCACTTGGTTTACCAAGGAAGACAAATCAAACCCGAATCAAAAAATGTTCGCGTCAGTTCCCAAGAGAGGGGATGTGGTTGTGTTTCGTCATCCCAATGACAATAAGGTGATGATTAAGCGGCTAATTGGCCTGCCCGGCGATCGCATTCAGATGATTGATGGACATTTGCATATAAATGGTGAGGCGGTTGAGCGTGAAGTTGTGCGCCGTTTCCGCTATGCGCCGCATGGACGTGCAATGGCAGAAAATACGACTGAATACCGTGAAACATTGCCTAATGGCGTATCCTATTTGACGCATAAATTTGCTGGAGCACAATCTTACGACAATACGCCTGTGTTTGAAGTGCCTGAAGATCATGTGTTTATGATGGGTGACAATAGAGACAATTCCGAAGATTCGCGTGCGCCTTTCGGTCATATAGAATTATACAACCAAGATCCAACAGGATGGGGTGGGCGTCGCTTTAGAGTGGGCACGCAAGCAACGACGATAGGATATGTTCCTTTTGACCATCTTATGGGACGCGGTGAAACTGTGTTGTTTACATTGTCTAGATGTAAAAAGACCCCAGAATCGAAATGTCCGACTTCCCGAGTATGGAAAGGGTTGTAA
- a CDS encoding histidine phosphatase family protein, translated as MPQQPDNHISASKLAGSMGDSSNKFGRIIIARHGKPAKDRELGPRLTARQYLDWWASYEQASLKDDGQGPSKQLLEATKNAPFINTSIRPRAIETAQAIALGREVRQDSIFIEAPLPPPDWSDFWKFLPKRWNVISRVSWCFGHSGGQESQVEARKRAKDAVEKLINQAASGEDTVLAAHGWFNRMMRPELKRRGWKCTHDGGDSYWSFRIYEKHS; from the coding sequence GTGCCGCAGCAGCCAGACAATCATATTTCTGCATCCAAACTTGCTGGCTCTATGGGTGATTCATCAAACAAATTTGGCCGCATTATTATTGCACGCCATGGTAAGCCCGCCAAAGATCGTGAATTAGGTCCTCGGCTGACGGCTCGTCAATATCTGGATTGGTGGGCCTCCTATGAACAAGCTTCCTTGAAAGATGATGGGCAAGGGCCTTCAAAGCAATTGCTGGAAGCGACAAAGAATGCACCTTTCATAAATACAAGCATTCGACCAAGAGCGATTGAAACAGCGCAGGCAATCGCATTGGGGCGAGAAGTGCGGCAAGATTCTATTTTTATCGAAGCACCTTTACCCCCACCTGATTGGTCGGATTTTTGGAAGTTTCTTCCAAAAAGATGGAATGTGATTTCGCGTGTATCTTGGTGCTTTGGACATTCTGGTGGTCAGGAGAGCCAAGTAGAGGCACGTAAACGCGCAAAAGACGCCGTAGAGAAGCTGATAAATCAGGCTGCATCTGGCGAGGATACTGTGCTTGCTGCGCATGGTTGGTTTAATCGAATGATGCGACCTGAGTTAAAAAGACGCGGGTGGAAATGCACCCATGACGGCGGCGATAGCTATTGGTCCTTCCGAATTTATGAAAAACATAGCTAA
- a CDS encoding GNAT family N-acetyltransferase: MIIVNAAEPHLNGILEIYNHAVRESFAVWTEREDTLNDRRAWINKLQANGYACIVAVDSKNDVLGYAGYGVFRGKPGYDITVEHSVYVADSAQGKGVGNALMTELINRGIADTRLEKMVGAIDAGNPISIKLHEKFGFQTQGILRGVATKWGEHRDLQFMVKDIR, from the coding sequence ATGATTATTGTAAACGCAGCAGAACCGCATTTAAATGGTATTCTGGAAATATATAATCATGCAGTCCGTGAATCCTTTGCGGTTTGGACTGAACGCGAAGACACTCTCAATGACCGCCGCGCATGGATAAATAAGCTTCAAGCAAATGGATATGCCTGCATCGTTGCCGTTGATTCTAAAAACGATGTTTTAGGCTATGCTGGTTATGGTGTGTTTCGCGGCAAGCCCGGTTATGACATCACAGTTGAGCATTCCGTTTATGTTGCCGATAGCGCACAAGGTAAAGGCGTGGGTAATGCTTTAATGACAGAATTAATCAATCGCGGCATCGCCGATACGCGTCTTGAAAAAATGGTCGGTGCAATAGATGCGGGCAACCCTATCTCTATCAAGCTGCACGAAAAATTCGGCTTTCAAACACAAGGCATTTTACGCGGTGTCGCCACCAAATGGGGCGAACACCGAGATTTGCAATTCATGGTCAAAGATATCCGCTAA
- a CDS encoding DUF938 domain-containing protein produces the protein MQSENKPEPFKINPSEDGRQFSPSIERNRDVIKSVFLQEIPANARVLEIASGTGQHAAHILKDAPDMRWIASDLEEQAQISIRAWAQHAGVEAQYEEVKVINAANKDWGIDGKIDAILSCNMLHISPWEVSLGMFAGAKKYLNGGGRLFLYGPFKRNGQQISESNTAFDVNLRDRNSHWGIRDLEGEVISAAKLADLHLVNVHDMPANNFSVVFEHARV, from the coding sequence TTGCAATCAGAAAATAAGCCCGAGCCCTTTAAAATAAATCCGTCGGAAGATGGACGTCAGTTTTCTCCATCCATTGAACGCAATCGTGATGTGATTAAATCTGTATTCTTGCAAGAAATCCCAGCTAATGCACGTGTTCTTGAAATTGCGTCAGGCACTGGTCAGCATGCGGCGCATATTTTGAAAGATGCGCCAGATATGCGTTGGATTGCGAGTGATTTAGAAGAACAAGCGCAAATCAGTATTCGAGCTTGGGCACAACATGCAGGCGTTGAGGCGCAATATGAAGAAGTTAAAGTGATTAATGCTGCCAATAAGGATTGGGGCATTGATGGCAAAATTGATGCGATCTTGTCTTGCAATATGCTTCACATTTCACCTTGGGAAGTTTCCCTAGGCATGTTTGCTGGAGCAAAGAAATATCTTAATGGTGGCGGCAGACTGTTTTTGTACGGACCATTTAAGCGCAATGGTCAGCAAATATCTGAGTCTAATACTGCGTTTGATGTAAATCTAAGAGATAGAAACAGTCATTGGGGTATTCGTGATCTGGAAGGCGAGGTAATATCAGCGGCTAAACTGGCAGACCTGCATTTGGTCAATGTGCATGATATGCCTGCCAATAATTTTAGCGTGGTGTTTGAACATGCGCGTGTTTAA
- a CDS encoding alpha/beta fold hydrolase — MLHYSGTGTKRSKTAIVFLHGGGFSGWMWENIIGHLPDYFCLAITLPGHGLSAKEEWVSIEDTARQVGEIIDNELEGMDVHIVGLSLGGHVALQLLSDRPKDISSATLSCIIHDPLPNAEIYHLLLRGILKFRKIPMAQKFVAHKFGMAGEKTRRYLQEVRKVDKKAIKQSSAEIANLKLPPNLQEVSSRILLLAGETERSFTLDALPKYKSEFSNYRSAIVPKYGYGWSGKCPSLFADAIRAQISQNQLPAELIEQN; from the coding sequence ATGTTGCACTATTCTGGAACCGGTACAAAGCGCTCAAAAACTGCAATTGTTTTTTTGCATGGCGGTGGCTTTAGCGGCTGGATGTGGGAAAACATTATCGGCCACCTGCCAGATTATTTCTGTCTCGCTATCACCCTCCCCGGCCACGGATTAAGCGCCAAAGAAGAATGGGTATCCATCGAAGATACGGCGCGCCAAGTTGGTGAGATTATCGACAATGAGCTTGAAGGCATGGATGTCCACATTGTAGGCTTGTCGTTGGGTGGACATGTGGCGCTGCAATTGCTGTCAGATAGACCCAAAGATATCAGCTCCGCCACGCTAAGCTGCATTATCCACGACCCACTTCCCAACGCCGAAATATACCACCTCTTGCTGCGCGGTATATTGAAATTCCGCAAAATTCCGATGGCTCAAAAATTTGTCGCGCATAAATTTGGCATGGCTGGTGAAAAAACCAGACGCTATCTCCAAGAAGTTCGGAAAGTAGATAAAAAAGCGATCAAGCAATCATCTGCTGAAATTGCGAATCTGAAACTCCCTCCAAACCTGCAAGAGGTATCCAGCCGGATCTTGCTTCTCGCAGGAGAAACTGAGCGCTCCTTTACCTTGGATGCACTGCCAAAATACAAGAGCGAATTTTCCAATTACCGCAGCGCTATCGTGCCCAAATATGGATATGGTTGGTCAGGCAAATGTCCTAGCCTCTTTGCAGACGCCATCCGCGCTCAGATTTCCCAAAACCAATTGCCCGCAGAATTGATTGAACAGAATTGA
- a CDS encoding exodeoxyribonuclease VII small subunit, producing the protein MAAASSNKDIPKMNFEDALAELERIVQQLESGDVALEDSILIYERGEALKSHCEKKLQAAETKVEKIIVGSDGMSATGVEASDIS; encoded by the coding sequence ATGGCCGCTGCATCGTCGAACAAGGACATTCCAAAAATGAACTTCGAAGACGCTCTGGCAGAGTTAGAGCGCATTGTTCAGCAATTGGAAAGTGGTGACGTCGCATTGGAAGACTCCATTCTCATATATGAGCGTGGGGAAGCGTTGAAATCTCATTGTGAAAAGAAACTCCAAGCCGCCGAAACGAAGGTTGAAAAGATCATTGTTGGATCTGATGGAATGTCTGCGACTGGTGTCGAAGCAAGCGATATTTCATGA
- the dxs gene encoding 1-deoxy-D-xylulose-5-phosphate synthase, which produces MNKKTPLLDTISSPADLKTKSIEELVEVADELRRETIDVVSTTGGHLGSALGVVELTVAIHKVFDTPDDKLVWDVGHQCYPHKILTERRAEIRTLRQGGGLSGFTKRSESEYDPFGAAHAGTSISAGAGFATARDLKDEDRNVVCVIGDGSMTAGMAYEAMNHMGGMHKRMIVILNDNDMSIAPPVGALSHYLSKTVSSKGYRQFRKAGKMMAKTVGLEKPAKKAEHYARDFALGGAMFDALGFYYVGPIDGHDLDTLIPVLENVRDMKNGPVLVHVVTEKGKGFEPAEKSADKYHGVSKFNVITGEQAKSKPNAPSYTNVFAQELIRLAKDDERIVGITAAMPSGTGMDKFGDAFPERMFDVGIAEQHGVTFAAAMAADGMKPFCAIYSTFLQRAYDSVVHDVAIQKLPVRFAIDRAGLVGADGATHAGSFDIGYLGALPDFVLMAASDEAELQRMVATAHAIDDCPSAFRFPRGEGIGIDLWERAEPLEIGKGRIVKEGTTIAILALGARLQEALHAADMLEAQGFSTTVADARFAKPLDTDLIERLAKEHEVLITVEEGARGGFGSFVLEHLAKVGALDNGLRIRPMTLPDVFQDQNKPELMYEDAGLSAKAIATQAIAALGRGDVAKLKLIVGGVVLS; this is translated from the coding sequence ATGAATAAAAAAACACCATTACTAGACACTATTTCGTCTCCAGCTGATCTCAAGACAAAGTCGATTGAGGAATTGGTTGAAGTTGCCGACGAGCTTCGTCGGGAGACGATAGATGTCGTGTCGACCACGGGTGGGCATTTAGGCTCTGCTCTGGGAGTGGTGGAGTTGACTGTCGCTATCCATAAAGTTTTTGATACACCCGATGACAAGCTGGTGTGGGATGTTGGCCATCAATGTTATCCGCACAAGATACTGACGGAACGACGTGCTGAAATTCGTACACTGCGTCAGGGCGGCGGATTATCTGGTTTCACAAAACGCTCTGAAAGTGAATACGATCCATTTGGTGCTGCACATGCAGGAACATCTATCTCGGCGGGTGCCGGATTTGCCACAGCGCGTGACCTGAAAGATGAAGACCGCAATGTTGTGTGTGTGATTGGCGATGGCTCTATGACGGCTGGTATGGCGTATGAGGCCATGAACCATATGGGCGGTATGCACAAGCGCATGATCGTGATTCTAAATGATAATGACATGTCTATTGCGCCACCGGTCGGAGCGTTGAGTCATTATTTATCTAAGACAGTGTCTTCCAAAGGATATCGTCAATTCCGCAAAGCCGGAAAGATGATGGCGAAAACGGTTGGTTTGGAAAAACCCGCTAAGAAAGCCGAGCATTATGCACGAGACTTCGCGCTTGGCGGGGCGATGTTTGATGCGCTTGGTTTTTATTATGTTGGTCCTATTGATGGACATGATTTAGATACGCTTATTCCGGTGCTGGAAAATGTGCGCGACATGAAAAACGGACCGGTTCTGGTTCATGTCGTGACGGAAAAGGGCAAGGGCTTTGAGCCTGCTGAAAAATCCGCTGATAAATATCATGGTGTTTCTAAATTCAACGTGATCACGGGTGAACAGGCCAAATCCAAGCCGAATGCGCCAAGCTATACAAATGTTTTTGCGCAAGAGCTGATTCGTTTAGCTAAAGATGATGAACGCATTGTTGGAATTACTGCGGCTATGCCATCTGGTACGGGCATGGATAAATTTGGGGATGCTTTCCCTGAGCGCATGTTTGATGTCGGCATTGCAGAACAGCACGGTGTGACGTTTGCTGCGGCGATGGCTGCTGATGGAATGAAGCCATTCTGTGCGATTTATTCAACATTCCTGCAACGCGCCTATGACAGTGTTGTGCATGATGTGGCGATTCAAAAACTACCCGTAAGATTTGCGATTGACCGTGCTGGCCTTGTTGGGGCGGACGGCGCGACCCATGCTGGTTCTTTTGATATCGGCTATCTTGGGGCATTGCCTGACTTTGTCTTGATGGCGGCATCTGATGAAGCTGAATTGCAGCGCATGGTCGCAACGGCACACGCTATTGATGATTGTCCAAGTGCATTTCGTTTCCCGCGTGGTGAAGGTATTGGTATCGACCTTTGGGAACGTGCTGAGCCATTGGAAATTGGTAAGGGGCGTATCGTTAAAGAGGGTACGACCATCGCTATCCTAGCACTTGGTGCGCGCTTACAAGAGGCTTTGCACGCGGCTGATATGCTTGAAGCGCAAGGGTTTTCAACAACAGTTGCAGATGCGCGTTTTGCAAAACCATTGGATACCGATCTGATTGAGCGCTTAGCTAAAGAGCATGAAGTGCTGATCACAGTGGAAGAAGGCGCGCGCGGTGGTTTTGGGTCGTTTGTGCTTGAGCATTTAGCAAAAGTGGGGGCGCTGGATAATGGTTTGCGTATCCGTCCAATGACGTTGCCGGATGTGTTCCAAGATCAAAACAAGCCTGAGCTAATGTATGAAGATGCGGGGCTTTCTGCCAAAGCCATTGCGACACAAGCGATTGCTGCTTTGGGACGCGGAGATGTGGCCAAGCTTAAGCTGATTGTAGGCGGTGTTGTGCTGTCATAG